In Pseudomonas flavescens, the sequence CGGGCCCTTGCCGTCACGGATCGAGGTTGCCGACTGTTCGATGGCCAGGGTGCTGCCATCGCTATGCATCAACAACGTACTGCCTGCCGTTGGCGTACGCTGGCTACGCCGCAGCAACCGCTCGACAGGGTTGTGGCAGGCAGTCCGGGTGACCCCGTCGAGCAACGTCATCACCTCGGCGATGGGCCGGCCCAGGGCCTCCGTACGCTGGTAGCCGGTCAGACGCTCGGCGGCGCGATTGAGGTAATCCACCTGGCCACAGACATCGGTGCCGATCACCGCGTCGCCGAGGCAATCCAGGGTGATCTCGGCGCGCGACCGGGCACTCAGGCGATGCATTTCAGCCAATTGCCGGTGGATGGCCGCGCTTACCGTGCGGGCCAGCAGGCCACTGCCGGTCTGCCCCTTGAGCACATAGCCGCGAGCTCCCCAGCGTTGAGCCTGGCGCGCCAGCCCCGTGTTGTCCGGTTCGCCGAGCAGCAACACAGGGACGTCCGCCGCCGACGCGAACATCCGCGAACATAGCGCGCGGCTGGCTCCGCCAAGCAGGCTGACATCCAGCAATACCGCATCGATACCGCGCTGCTTGAGGCGAGTGTCGGCCGCCGACAGACTGGCGACTCCCACGCAGTCGAACGAATCGTCCCGCGACTCGCTCAACGCGGCCTGCAAACCCTTGAACAGCTCCACTTCAGCGACCAGCAGAACCCGGTAGCTCATCACGCCCCACTCCCGTGCAGATTCCATTGCGGTGCAACTGCAGAGCCGGGCTGACGCATCACTGCGACGCAGCCCAGCCTGCTCCTTGAGTTGCCCGAGCGCTTATGCTCGCTTTGCGGACACAGGGTGTTGGCCAATTATCCTTGCCCTGCAACATTACAGATTCGCGGGGTACGGTCCGTGCGCTGACGCGCTTAAGCCACGGCCAGCAGCCGAGCGGTCGATTTCAAACGCGAACGCCCGGCTGCTGGCCGGGCGTTCGCGGGGCGTTGTAGTCGCAGGAGAATCAGTCAGATCTCGCTCTGCCTGCTACCCGGATCCTGAGGCAGCTCTTCGGGCTGCTCTTGCGGCAACTCATCCGGCTGGGCGTCGGTGTTCCAACCCGGGTCCTGCTCCAATGGCTCATCGTCTTCCTCCATGGGCCGCTGAGCACGCAACGAACCCGCCCCGCTGAGGACGTCCTGATAGGTGGCGCGAGTCGAGTCACATGCATTGTCGGTAACATTGACGTTCATGATGCGTACCTCTGATGAAGCCAACGATTTGGCCTCATGACATCCGAGAGGTGCACGTCAGGAGAGGTTCAGGGGATCACGGCACCGGCTGGCGGAAATAGCAGCATGGCCAAATACGCGCACGACCAGACATCTCATGCTCTGGACACGAGCAGCCCGCTGAATCGCCAAAGGTCTGCTGGCGTCGCACCAGCGCCCACGAAAAAGGCCAGTCGAATGACTGGCCTTTTCCATGCTGCTCACGAGCCTGATGCCCTTCGCGAGCCTCGCGCTTATTGCTGCGCGTCTTCGTCGTAGTCTTCCTCGCCGATGCCACCTTCGGGGTAGGCTTGTTCGGCGTCGTCGTATTGCGACTGATCGTCACCACCCAGAGCGCCACCGCCCAGGCCATTGGCCTTGGACATGACGAACATGGCGAACTCTTCGACGGTCATGTCCTGGCCGTTGAAGGTCACCTTGTCGTTGGCATAGTGCAGCGACGATTGCAGGGTGTCGCCTTCCAGAGTCAGCAGGCCGGTACCGAGGGCCATGCCGCTGCCCATTTCGGTGAACATGGCCGCCTGGTCTTCGATGGCCTTGGCGTCGGTTTGACCTTCGATCAGTGCCTGGGCACGGACGCCATCACCGATGATGGCCTTGGCGATGGACAGCTTGGCATCCAGCTTGGCGATCATCTGTTTGGCGATCTGGTCTGGCGCCTGCTCGAACGACTCGGGCTTGGCCAAGTCCAGCGCCATGCTCAGCGATGCTTCGCCGTTGGTGGTCTTGACGCTGAATTTTTCCAGGGCGATCTGTGGCTTGGCGGCCAGCAGCTTTTCCAGATCGGCCTTCAGACGCGTTTCGTCCTCGGGCGACAACGCCAGATCCGGCCCATCCTCACCAAGGGCCTGAGCCTCCTGGATGGGCTTGAGCTTGTCGCGATACAGCTCGAGCAAGGATTGCACCGCAGCGGCATCGAAATTCTGCAGCGACCAGAGCATGTGCATGCCGGCGAGGTCCTTGCCGTCGTAGCTGACCATGCCGATGTCATAACCCATGCGCCCACCAAGCACATTGCCGGTTTCCTGCAGGCTGCCGAACTGGGCGATGTCCTTGACCAGGACCGGGGGTTTGTCGCCGACCTTGATCTGCGCGGTAGCCAGTTTGAGGGCGCTGTCACCGAGGTAGAAATCGCCGCTGCCGCGCTTCTGGTCGCTGTCCAGGGTCAGGCCCCGCAGCTCGACCTGAATGGGTGCGCCCTCGCTGTCGGTCGCGGTCACGAGCAGGCTGTCCATGGCGCCAACGGCCTTGAATGCGACCGCATGCTTGCTGGCTTCGCCGTCCAGAGTCAGCCCGGAGAACTTGACCGTGGAGGTCGGCGTCGGCGCGAAGTCCAGCGGGGTGAGCACCAGCGTACCGCTGGTGGATCCGTCGTAGCCCAGGCTGCCCTGACCGGTGAGCGGCGCAGCGCCCTTGGCGGCATCGAACCACTTCTGGGTGTATTCGTTGGCTTCCAGTGCGTAGTTGCTGGCAGCCATGACCGGCCACAGATTGAGGCGTTTGAGGCGCGACGCAGGCAGCGGACCGTGCTCGATGTTGTCCACCAGCAGCACTTCCATGTGTCTGGGGAGGTTTTCCTTGTCCGGCGCGTCGAAGGTGAGGCGGTAGCGAGCGGTGCTGGTGAACAGGCGGGTTTCCAGCGACACCAGCTCCAGCTTGGCGGTGGCGCCCGAACCGAGCAGCGCGTCCTGGCTCTGCTGGTTGGCTTCTGCAATGGCGTTCTGCAAAACACCCGGCAACTGAGTGCCGGTGTACCAGGCACCGGCGGTGCTGAGCACGCCAACGGCTACCACTACGCCTACCGCTATTCCTGCAATTTTTTTCATCGTCTGCTCAATGCATGTCCGTGATGTGGATGGAGAGCCTTCCTGGCAATAACCCCTACGCGACGAGCGCGGCACTGCGAAAGGCGGCGCGAATGTTAGCACCATGCGGCCCGCGGCACTGTGCGATCGCTCGCTATTCTCATCCACCGGCACTGCCGCAGCGGCGCTACTGGTCGACCGGAAAGGGCCATTGGCAGCCGCGGCGAGCCAGCGGCATGACGCTTCATCGGCAAACTTCATTTCGCGTCGATATGAGCTGAATCCTTCTGGTTCGTGCGCAGTCATACCTCACCAGTAGCGCTCGAATCCTTTCGAG encodes:
- a CDS encoding YdgA family protein, with product MKKIAGIAVGVVVAVGVLSTAGAWYTGTQLPGVLQNAIAEANQQSQDALLGSGATAKLELVSLETRLFTSTARYRLTFDAPDKENLPRHMEVLLVDNIEHGPLPASRLKRLNLWPVMAASNYALEANEYTQKWFDAAKGAAPLTGQGSLGYDGSTSGTLVLTPLDFAPTPTSTVKFSGLTLDGEASKHAVAFKAVGAMDSLLVTATDSEGAPIQVELRGLTLDSDQKRGSGDFYLGDSALKLATAQIKVGDKPPVLVKDIAQFGSLQETGNVLGGRMGYDIGMVSYDGKDLAGMHMLWSLQNFDAAAVQSLLELYRDKLKPIQEAQALGEDGPDLALSPEDETRLKADLEKLLAAKPQIALEKFSVKTTNGEASLSMALDLAKPESFEQAPDQIAKQMIAKLDAKLSIAKAIIGDGVRAQALIEGQTDAKAIEDQAAMFTEMGSGMALGTGLLTLEGDTLQSSLHYANDKVTFNGQDMTVEEFAMFVMSKANGLGGGALGGDDQSQYDDAEQAYPEGGIGEEDYDEDAQQ